The Sebaldella sp. S0638 genome has a segment encoding these proteins:
- a CDS encoding DUF1003 domain-containing protein produces MKITEETIGKGWKIMKKYAGKYIRNSNNGIFLRSIYHEISELIMEDHPEFTEDTFISSSDLNYYRKKYIESLLRKEKAYAQTEEEVLNSILNKEIISENSNKEYSRKQVIGQNIADSVAKFGGSWTFILIFISILLFWIILNSVALMKKPFDPYPYILLNLVLSCLAALQAPVIMMSQNRQEEKDRIRAENDYQVNLKAEIEIKILHEKLNHLITEQWDKLVEIQGIQMELLEDLQNKMESYEKKNHTIK; encoded by the coding sequence ATGAAAATTACTGAAGAAACTATAGGGAAAGGCTGGAAAATAATGAAAAAATATGCTGGAAAATACATCAGGAATAGTAATAACGGGATTTTTCTAAGAAGTATTTATCACGAAATTTCAGAATTAATAATGGAAGATCATCCGGAATTTACCGAAGATACTTTCATATCTAGTTCTGATTTGAATTATTACAGAAAAAAGTATATAGAATCATTGCTGAGAAAAGAAAAAGCTTATGCACAGACTGAGGAGGAAGTGCTAAACAGTATACTGAATAAAGAAATTATATCTGAAAACAGCAATAAAGAATATTCCAGAAAGCAGGTCATAGGACAGAATATAGCTGATTCTGTAGCTAAGTTCGGAGGAAGCTGGACTTTTATACTGATTTTTATATCTATTTTATTATTCTGGATTATATTAAACAGTGTAGCGCTTATGAAAAAGCCTTTTGATCCTTACCCTTATATTTTATTGAATCTGGTTCTTTCGTGTCTTGCTGCTCTTCAGGCTCCTGTGATTATGATGAGCCAGAACAGACAGGAAGAAAAAGACAGAATAAGAGCTGAGAATGACTATCAGGTAAATCTGAAAGCAGAAATAGAAATCAAGATTCTTCATGAAAAACTAAATCATCTGATCACTGAGCAATGGGACAAACTTGTGGAAATACAGGGAATTCAGATGGAATTGCTTGAAGATCTGCAAAATAAGATGGAATCATACGAAAAGAAGAACCATACTATAAAATAG
- a CDS encoding aldo/keto reductase, whose translation MKNITLNNGVQMPVLGFGVYQITDQTECEQAVYDALMAGYRLIDTAAAYKNEEAVGKAIIRSGIPRKKLFITTKLWIQDAGYENTKRAFEESLKRLQTDYLDLFLIHQPFGDVYGSWRAMEDLYNDGKIRAIGVSNFLPDRLLDLILHNKITPAVNQVETHPFLQQTENAKFMKENKVQIESWAPFAEGKNNIFQNETLTLIADKYKKSVAQVILRWLTQREIVVIPKSVHKERIIENFDIFDFEIAQEDMEKIAALDTNTSSFFSHRDPEMVKFLANRRYDE comes from the coding sequence ATGAAAAACATAACTTTAAATAATGGAGTTCAAATGCCTGTATTAGGATTTGGTGTTTACCAAATTACGGATCAGACTGAATGCGAACAGGCTGTTTACGATGCACTTATGGCAGGCTACAGACTTATTGATACTGCCGCTGCTTATAAAAATGAAGAAGCTGTGGGAAAAGCAATTATCAGAAGCGGAATTCCCAGAAAAAAACTGTTTATTACCACTAAACTATGGATTCAGGATGCGGGTTATGAAAATACAAAGAGGGCTTTTGAAGAGTCACTTAAAAGACTTCAAACAGATTATCTTGATCTGTTCCTGATACACCAGCCTTTTGGTGATGTTTACGGATCATGGCGCGCTATGGAAGACTTATACAATGACGGGAAAATCCGTGCTATTGGTGTGAGCAATTTTCTTCCTGACCGTCTCCTTGATCTTATTTTACACAATAAAATCACTCCTGCGGTTAATCAGGTGGAAACTCACCCCTTTCTTCAGCAGACTGAAAATGCAAAGTTTATGAAAGAAAATAAAGTACAGATAGAATCATGGGCTCCGTTTGCCGAAGGGAAAAATAATATATTTCAAAATGAGACTCTTACATTAATTGCAGATAAATATAAAAAATCTGTTGCACAGGTAATTTTGAGATGGCTGACTCAGAGAGAAATTGTCGTTATCCCGAAATCTGTTCATAAAGAAAGAATTATTGAAAATTTTGATATTTTTGATTTTGAAATTGCACAGGAAGATATGGAAAAAATTGCAGCGCTGGATACTAATACAAGCAGCTTTTTTTCACATCGTGATCCGGAAATGGTAAAATTCCTTGCCAATAGAAGATATGACGAGTAA